In Methylocystis echinoides, one genomic interval encodes:
- a CDS encoding hydrogenase maturation protease, with amino-acid sequence MPASDSVMIIGVGNPERGDDRAGREVARRLKLSRFAKAQVLETEGEATTLLALMEKSAVVFLIDACVSGAPPGTIRRVDLTHSVLPEARYGVSSHGFGLAEAVSLASSLGTLPRRCVLYAIEGRNFDVGAPVSPTVSAAVDDVVSSLLEELDAHDQNRHQTCSSA; translated from the coding sequence TTGCCCGCCTCTGATTCAGTCATGATCATCGGCGTCGGCAATCCGGAACGCGGCGACGACCGGGCCGGACGAGAGGTGGCGCGCCGTCTCAAATTGTCGCGCTTTGCGAAGGCGCAGGTCCTCGAGACCGAGGGCGAAGCGACGACCTTGCTCGCCTTGATGGAAAAGTCGGCGGTCGTTTTTCTGATCGACGCCTGCGTCTCCGGCGCGCCGCCGGGGACGATTCGCCGCGTCGACCTGACCCATTCTGTATTGCCCGAAGCGCGATATGGCGTATCGTCCCATGGCTTCGGCCTCGCCGAGGCGGTTTCGCTCGCCTCGTCCCTGGGAACCTTGCCAAGGCGTTGCGTTCTTTATGCGATCGAGGGTCGCAATTTCGACGTGGGCGCGCCCGTTTCGCCGACGGTTTCGGCCGCCGTCGACGATGTTGTTTCATCCTTGCTCGAAGAGTTGGACGCTCATGACCAGAATCGTCATCAGACTTGCAGTAGCGCGTGA
- a CDS encoding UDP-glucose--hexose-1-phosphate uridylyltransferase, whose protein sequence is MLRLQHDSHRRLNPLTGEWVLVSPHRTSRPWQGQTEAKAEAAIPAYDPGCYLCPGNVRANGERNPAYEDVFAFTNDFAALLPNSPHDEIDNNGLIVARGEPGVCRVVCFSPRHDLTLSQMSVDEIEKVVTLWREEFQQLDQDPIVGAVQIFENRGAMMGASNPHPHCQIWATHSEPNELVKESARQRGYHAASGNCLLCDYLTLELEQEERIICANDGFVALVPFWATWPFETMLLPRRHLSALDAFDAEDSRALADMLSRITRCYDRLFETPFPYSMGFHQRPSDGDEHPHWHFHGHFYPPLLRSATIRKFMVGFELLGSPQRDITPESAAERLRHALLQV, encoded by the coding sequence ATGCTACGCCTGCAGCACGACTCACATCGCCGCCTCAATCCCCTGACAGGCGAGTGGGTTCTCGTCTCGCCCCATCGCACGAGTCGTCCCTGGCAAGGCCAGACGGAAGCAAAGGCGGAAGCCGCCATCCCTGCCTACGATCCGGGCTGTTATCTTTGTCCGGGCAATGTGCGTGCGAATGGCGAACGCAATCCCGCTTATGAGGATGTCTTCGCCTTCACTAATGATTTTGCCGCGCTCCTGCCCAACTCCCCGCATGATGAAATTGATAATAACGGGCTGATCGTCGCCCGCGGCGAACCAGGCGTTTGCCGCGTCGTCTGCTTTTCGCCCCGCCATGATCTCACGCTGTCGCAGATGAGCGTCGACGAGATCGAAAAAGTCGTAACCTTGTGGCGTGAGGAGTTTCAGCAGCTCGACCAGGATCCGATCGTGGGGGCAGTGCAGATTTTCGAAAACCGCGGGGCCATGATGGGTGCAAGCAACCCGCACCCGCACTGCCAGATTTGGGCGACGCATAGCGAACCCAACGAATTGGTCAAGGAGTCGGCGCGCCAGCGCGGCTATCATGCTGCGAGCGGCAACTGCCTTTTGTGCGATTATCTGACCCTCGAGCTCGAGCAGGAAGAGCGCATCATCTGCGCAAACGACGGCTTTGTCGCCTTAGTGCCCTTCTGGGCGACCTGGCCTTTTGAAACCATGTTGCTCCCGCGCCGGCATTTGAGCGCGCTCGACGCGTTCGACGCCGAGGATTCTCGCGCTCTTGCGGATATGTTGAGCCGGATCACGCGCTGTTACGACCGTCTTTTTGAAACGCCCTTCCCCTACTCGATGGGCTTTCATCAACGCCCGAGCGACGGTGACGAGCATCCGCACTGGCATTTCCATGGGCATTTCTATCCACCGCTGCTGCGCTCGGCGACCATTCGCAAATTCATGGTCGGGTTCGAATTGCTTGGTTCGCCACAGCGCGACATCACGCCCGAGAGCGCCGCCGAGCGCCTCCGTCACGCGCTACTGCAAGTCTGA
- the galK gene encoding galactokinase, which yields MRTYVASELPKVFKSRFGGEPQLFRAPGRVNLIGEHTDYNDGFVLPAALDLATYVAIAPRSDRLIHVHSLNLDSDLSFDLDAVQQPARNWGDYVRGVAVELSNSGYRLMGADVAVLSTVPMGSGLSASAALEVAFGYALLSVSNDPIDRLELAKICQRAENEFVGMRCGIMDQFISCHGVAGAAMLLDCRSLEARAIPVDPAVRIVVCNTMVHHELASSEFNLRRKDCEEAVRLLAPRLGGVSALRDVTIAQLQEHASALPALIFRRARHVVTENVRVIEAVAALERKDFVEAGRLMNASHESLRDDYNVSCAELDLMVELSRKTPGVYGARMTGGGFGGCTVSLVEAGAAEAFADSVGHAYEKATGLAPMVFSCYPGAGVGPTRL from the coding sequence ATGCGCACCTACGTCGCCAGCGAATTGCCCAAAGTCTTCAAGAGCCGCTTCGGCGGCGAACCCCAGCTTTTCCGCGCGCCAGGGCGCGTAAACCTGATCGGGGAACATACAGACTATAACGACGGCTTCGTTCTCCCGGCGGCGCTGGACCTCGCAACCTATGTCGCGATCGCCCCGCGAAGCGACCGCTTGATCCATGTTCACTCTCTCAACCTCGACTCGGATTTGTCATTCGACCTAGACGCCGTTCAGCAGCCGGCGCGGAACTGGGGCGATTATGTGCGGGGAGTCGCGGTCGAGCTTTCGAACTCCGGCTATCGGCTCATGGGCGCGGACGTCGCTGTCTTGAGCACCGTGCCAATGGGGTCGGGCCTCTCCGCTTCGGCGGCGCTCGAGGTCGCCTTCGGCTACGCCTTGCTCAGCGTGTCGAACGACCCGATCGACCGCTTGGAGCTAGCGAAAATTTGTCAGCGCGCCGAGAACGAGTTCGTCGGCATGCGATGCGGGATCATGGATCAATTCATTTCCTGCCATGGCGTCGCAGGCGCGGCTATGCTGCTGGACTGCCGAAGCCTGGAGGCGCGGGCGATACCCGTTGATCCAGCCGTGCGCATCGTCGTTTGTAATACGATGGTCCATCACGAACTCGCGAGCAGCGAATTCAATCTGAGACGCAAAGACTGCGAAGAGGCTGTCAGGCTGCTTGCTCCAAGGCTCGGCGGCGTCTCAGCGCTTCGTGACGTCACGATTGCGCAACTGCAGGAACATGCGTCCGCCCTGCCCGCGCTCATCTTCCGCCGCGCGCGGCATGTCGTGACAGAAAATGTGCGCGTGATCGAGGCGGTCGCCGCACTCGAGCGAAAGGACTTCGTCGAGGCAGGCCGGCTGATGAACGCCTCGCACGAGAGTCTGCGCGACGATTATAATGTCAGTTGCGCGGAGCTCGATCTGATGGTCGAGCTGTCGCGCAAGACCCCGGGCGTCTATGGCGCACGGATGACCGGCGGCGGCTTCGGCGGATGCACGGTGAGCCTGGTGGAGGCGGGCGCGGCCGAAGCCTTTGCCGACAGCGTCGGTCACGCTTATGAGAAAGCGACCGGCCTCGCGCCGATGGTTTTCTCCTGCTACCCCGGCGCGGGCGTTGGCCCAACGCGCCTATGA